The Klebsiella aerogenes KCTC 2190 region TATATCGAATCGCTGCGCTTGCAAGGGTGTTCAATCATCCTGGTGACGCATTCCACTTCGACCGTAGAGAAGTTTTGCCAGCGAGCAATTTTGTTGCGAAAAGGCCGTGTAGAGGCCATCGGTAGCGCCAAAGAAATCATCGATCAATATCATGCCCTGCTGTACTCAGATGAAAAAACTTACCTGCGCTATCTGAATAACATTGCTAAAAGCACTAATAAATCCATCGTTCCACCAGCAGAAGAGAGCCGGGATGGTATCGTCCCCAAGGAAGGTCCTATCGTGGAACAAGTGGAGGCACAGGCAGAAAACGAACTGACCAGCGGCGCCCTTATTGAAAGTTGGATCATTAAAGATGCCCACGATCAGCCTTGCGATTTGTTCCGCGTGGGTGAGAAAGCCATCATCAATTTTGATATCAGCGTATTTGGGCCGATAGAAGAATTACAAGCAGGCTTTGTCATCAAGACAGTTGAAGGCATTACTGTATTTGGCACCAGCACCTTATACCATAAGAAGAATATACATAATGCTAAAGGCGGCGATACACTAAGGGCAACGTTTGAACTGGATCTGGCGTTATGCGAAGGCAACTATTTTATTTCTTTGGCTATAGCCAACGCTATCAGCCACGCCGATATGTCCTATCTTGATAAAAAAACCGATGTCATCGTCCTCAAGATCATAGAACCTCGCACGACAATGTCAGGTATTGCCGCATTGCCTGTTTCTTTATCACTCGAAAGGTGGTCAGGAGAGCATGAATAAATCAATACTTATTATCACTCAGTATTATTCAGTAGGCGGCCTGGAAACCTATATCAATACCCAGGTAAAGGATCTGGTCGCTCATGGCTACCAGGTTCATCTCATGTACTCCGTTATCGCAGACCCATCATTACTGCCTGACGGGCTGAGTTCGTGCCATACAAATATTCACTTAAGCAACGGTTCTATTGAACAACTCGTTCAGTGCGTAGACCTGATTCGACAAGTTATCAAAGAGGAGGGTATTGATGTCGTTCACGTCCATCCTTTTGACTGCATTTTCCCTGCGGTGATCGCCGCAGACTGCGAAAAAATACCGTCGTTATTAACTTTACACGGTCCATTGTCGCTCCAGCATTTTACGCGGAATATTTATAATCAGGCGTTGGCCATTTATTTCCTTAAAACTCTGCATACTATTTTCTGCGTTTCACAGGAAACTGCGGATCAGTTAGCGCAGATCATAGACCACCCATCGGTCATGATTGTTCCTAACCTAATAGATCCCCCCCAGACGCAGCTCGCTCTTACGGATAAGAGCGTTGACAAAAGATGGCTTATCGCCAGCAGGCTGGATGAGGATAAGGCTGCTGGGATTATAAAGTTCATTGACTTCGCCAGCCGTTGCCAAATGATTCATGGTATTGATATTTACGGTACCGGCAGTAGCGAAGACGTCATCAGAACCTACGTTAACGATAATAACTTCAGCCAGTGGGTAAGTTTTAAAGGCGTGCTTGGTAACATCCCCGCGGTCATGCCGCAATATGCTGGCTTTGCCGGCATGGGGCGCGGAGTACTGGAAGCCGGCATGAGTCAACTGCCGGTGTGTCTGGTTGGCTACGATGGGATTAAAGGTATTCTGAACGATGAAACCTTTAAACTTGCTGCTTACTGCAATTTTTCCGGCAGAAATCTGGCAAATATCGAGGAAACGGTACTTCAGGAGCAATTTGCCGCCGCGCATCCCCTGTCCCCAGATTTGCTCAGTGGTTACCAAAGCGCTGGTCGTTGGAGCCAGATCATCGAGAGCGTTTATCTCCCGAACAAGGAGCGATACGACAATCTCGATTCTTTGCAGCTCTACCGGCAACTATGTGAGGCGCCCCCCTCAAGAGAAAATGAAAGTTATTTGATCGCGGATGCATTTACTGCCGCCATATTTAAAACGTTAGCGAACCAACTGATCGCTAACAATATCGAGATTAAAGCTCACGATTATAGCATGAAAGAGACCGTCAAAATGGAAGGTAAAGTGAGTCAGGTTCCCCAGGAGCGCCCAAACAATGTAGCCAATTCAGGGAACGATATCATGGCCAAATTAACTGCTTTAGAAGAGCAAAATCAGGCTTTACAGAATGATGTTAAATCGTTAGTGCAAATTTTGACATCAGTAGTGGCAAAGCAGGAAGACTATTTTAATACTTTACCTCGGATAGGTACATCGGGCACAGGGCAAAAACTTCGCTATTTGGTCCAGCTCGCAATTAAATCGCTGACCAAAGCGGATAAACGCTATGAGCTGGCCAAAACCATTTACTGGAAACTGCCCGAGTCTGTCAGGTTAAAACTACAAACTCAACGCTACCGATACGTGCAAAAACACTTCGAGCATGCTTGCAATAGTGACAAAAAAGATACCTCCATACCTGAAGAGGTTCCAGCCTGGGTCGAAGCGGTAAACCGATCAGAAAAAGTCGTCTTCATTCCGTGCAGCTTCGAATTCGATGAACTAGTAAACCAACGGCCAATCAACGCGGCCAAATATTTCGCGGAGAAAGGGTATCAGGTTATTTTTATTGCCTGGCAGTGGACACCGCAGGAAACACTATCGAAAGGTTGCTCGCAAGTCTGGAATAATGTTTATCAGGTTCCACAGTATGAGTTTGTGAAAAATACCCGTCAATGCCAGCTACATGACAAAACCACGTCCTTTATCATCACCATGCCAGCGAAAATCTTCCTCAGCCCGCTCTATGAATTTAGATCGCAAGGCTGCAACATCGTCTATGACATTATGGATGAATGGGAATGCTTCAATGAGGTTGGACAGGCACCCTGGTATCAGAAAGAAATAGAAGAAACCTTTATTCTGCAGAGTGATTACGTCTGTAGCGTAGCCCCTTCACTGCGTGACAAATTTGCTTATCTGCGCAGCGATATTGATGTGATTGGTAACGGCTATTCCGAAAAGGTTCTCGGCGATACACGCAATATTGCGAAAGACGACGGCAATAAAGTAGGCTATTTTGGTCACCTGACCGACTCATGGTTCGACTGGGATATCGTATTTAAATTAGCGGAAGAATTCCCACAATATCACTTCGAGATTATTGGTTATGGTGAGCCTGAGTGGGTGGTCGAGAAAGCAAAAAGTATTGCGAACATCACCCTCGTCGGCAAAGTGATGCCACAAGATCTTCATCAATACGTCAAAGAATGGTCAATCGGTCTCATTCCATTCAAAAATGGCAAACTAGCTCAAGCCGTCGACCCTATCAAAATTTACGAGTACCTTTATTTTGGCTTGCCAACGTTGGTGACCGGGATTGAGCATATTAAACGCTATCCAATGACCTATTTCTCTGACGGCAGCGATATTGTCGACTTGTTTGAAAAAACAATCAAAAGCGAACGTCACTCTGCCGAACTGGAAGTTTTCCTGCATGAAACTACGTGGGCAGCACGATTTGAGGAAATAGAGTTGAACATCCTGAATAAAAGGGGAATAAGGGAATTATATGCTTCGTAAAATAGCATTTTTCTATCCTTGGGCAACGCATGGTGGTGTAGAAAAGGTCATGCTCACCCGCGCCAGACTGTTAAATGATACCGGAAAGTATCAGGTTGACCTTCTTTTCACTCATGATTCCGGTGCAGCGAAAGCGATCACAACCGCACTTTCGGATTGTAAAAATGTTAATGTCAAAATTGTCAACTTCGATTATTTGCTGACCCAGGATTACAGTCTCATATTTTGCATCGATTTCCCTGCAGCCCTGACATTTTGTCATACACATAAATTGAAGTATTTTGCGGAATGCCATACTCCCTATAAAGAAAACAGAGCTTATTTAAATAATGTTCCGCACAGTTGTTTGGCAGTACTGTGTCCATCCATATTATTTATGAAGCAGCTTGAGCCAGAATTGCACAAAAATACCAGTCCGCTGTTATTACTGCGCAATTTTGTGCCCTGGGATCATATCACCCATGAGCCGCATACTATCCCTACGCTCCCGGCATGGTCGAGAAGACCTATTCTCTTCCTGGGACGAATGGACAAGCTAAAGAATCCGACTGAATTACTGGACGCATTCGTTATTTTAAAAGAGCGCCATCCGGGAAAATACATGCTCGTACTTTGCGGCCCGCAGTCTTCAGAAATCAACATTAACGCTGAACTGGAGTGCAGGAATCTGGTTGGCGACGCGATATCCTTACCGCCAGTGCCATTCTTAAATGTGGACAAACTGCTGTTAGCGATCTCTCGCTCCAACGGGATTTTTGTGTCGCCATCAACTGGAGAGTCATTTGGCCTATCGGCTTCTGAAGCGATTTGCGCAGACGTACCCGTTGTCTTGTCTAATATCGAAGCACATAATTATTTGGTTGCCTCGCGTGAAAACGAATTCACTTACTCGTTACATGATGCTCGCCAATTGGCAGAAAAAATAGGTTCTATTTCTGACAATTATGCGCAATCCAAGGCATCACTCGCAGCGTTAAAAGACAAATTTTCCGCCCATGCATTTATGAATGATTGGGACGAGTTGCTTCGCAGAACCGAATAGCCTTTAGCTCCCCCATACTGGCTTTCGCTGCCAGTATGGGGGAGGTCGCCGAACAAGCTATCGCTGACATTGACAATGCCGTCAGGCACTTTATTAAAAAGTATATTGATACCGATATACTTTTCTTCATCCACCTCAGCCCGAACGTACGCCAGGTCACGGACTGTCTATTGAAAGGTTACTCAGGAATTAAACGGGTCAGCGCAGTTGCCTATCGCCCTTTAAGCCCTGAACCTATCATTTAATGACCATGGCAGCGCCCTTAACGGCGACGGTGGTTCCGGTCATGTATTGTCCGCAATTTATTTACTGAACAATGCCAATGAAAATCGTATATCTTTCAGCGGTTCCCTGGTTGAGTATAAGTCAGCGCCCTCATTTTTTCGCCAAATACGCCCTGACCCATGCCACTCAGGAACTTTTGTGGATTGAGCCTTATCCTAGTCGTTTTCCTACCCTCACTGATCTGACCCCTGGTCGACATGCCCCGGAACCGGCAGGGTTGGATTTAATAGAGGGCCTACAACTAACTCGATTGGGTTTTGTTGCCCCCGTGGAACCTATCCCCTCGCTTTTTAAACTGCTTAACCATAGAAAAATAAAACAACTCATTGACGATATAACCAATTTTATATCCGAAGATACTATTCTGGTTATCGGCAAACCCTGCCTGTTAGCCAACATGCTTATTAAGCAATTTAAATGGCGACAAGTGTGGTATGACGCCATGGACGATTTCCCTTCATTTTATTCTGGCATTTCAAAGAAAAATACGGCTCATCTTGAAAAAGAAATCGCCCTACAGGTTGACCGTATATTCTGCTCAAGTCATGCCTTAATCGAGAAATTTTCGTTTATCGCTCCCCACAAAACCATGCTAGTACTTAATGCTTGTTCTGATGACATACAGAAAAGCAATCTTCCCCAACCGTCGAATGAAAAAGTCACGTTTGGCTATATTGGCACAATCGCGAGTTGGTTTGACTGGAACTGGGTGATTGATTTAGCAACTAAAAACCCGGAAGCGATCGTAAATCTAGTGGGGCCAAAAAAGACAAGAGTTCCGGAAAATTTACCGGAAAATATCGTCCTCGAACCGCCTATTCCGCATCCCAAGGTGATGGAGAAGATATCCACGTTTAACTATGTGATCATTCCATTTGTGCAGAATGATATTACTAAATATGTCGACCCAGTGAAGTTTTACGAATACAGACTGGCTGGGAAAACCATTCTGTCCACGCCGTTTGGCGAGATGCTATGGCATCATCAGGGGGAAGCCAGCAATTCAGGAATAACATTAGACATCACCATACCTGAGAACACGCTCGTCTTCCCTTCACCGCAAAAATCAAACGACATTCCAAGATGGAGTGGACGATTCTCTGAAGTCTTCATCAGTCATTGAAGGTGGACATTTCCTGACATTTTGATAAGTCGTTTTTCAAGCGAAGCGATGACTGGGGCCAAAGAGGCCCCTTGCTGCTAACGAGCCTTGCAACATACGCAGAGATTACCCCGCCGCGGCGGCGGAAAAGTTAGACCGTAAACTCTAAATAGCCATTCTAGATCTGAACTGACCGTGTCCTCGAGCCGATATCTACCGATAATCGAGAAATCAGAGAATGATTATTGAGGAAAATATACCCTGAGAGTATACCAACACTATACCAAGTGTGATGGATGTCGTTGAAGGGAATTAGCGTAAGTGATTGAATAGTGGCGGAGAGAGGGGGATTTGAACCCCCGGTAGAGTTGCCCCTACTCCGGTTTTCGAGACCGGTCCGTTCAGCCGCTCCGGCATCTCTCCGCTGTTGAGGTTGCTATAATGCCAGGTTCTTTGGCATTTTAATAGCTCCAGTCCCTTATATTGAGTTCAAGTGACGACTTTGCGAGCGATATGATGTTTAAATGGCCGTGGAAAGCAGAAGAACAGACAGGTAATGGCGAAATCCCGTGGGAACAAGCGGTTGCCATTCCGGTTTTAGCAAACCTCACTCAACAGGAACAGCAGCAGCTGTGCCAAATGGCAGCTCGTTTTTTACAGCAAAAACGTCTGGTGCCGTTACAGGGATTTGAGTTAACCCCACTACACAGCGCACGTATCGCACTACTTTTTTGTCTGCCGGTGCTGGAGCTTGGCCTTGAGTGGTTAGATGGTTTCCACGAGGTTCTGATCTACCCTGCCCCCTTTGTCGTCGATGACGAATGGGAAGATGACATCGGCCTGGTGCATAATCAACGCGTTGTGCAATCCGGGCAAAGCTGGCAACAGGGTCCCATTATCCTTAACTGGTTAGATATTCAGGACTCTTTCGATGCCTCAGGTTTTAACCTGGTGGTGCACGAGGTCGCGCACAAACTGGATTCACGTAACGGCGATCGTGCCAGCGGCGTCCCTTTTATTCCCTTGCGTGAAGTCGCTGGTTGGGAACACGACCTGCATGCAGCGATGAACAACATTCAGGATGAAATCGATCTGGTCGGCGAAAGCGCCGCCAGCATTGATGCCTATGCGGCAACCGATCCGGCTGAGTGCTTTGCGGTGCTCTCAGAATATTTCTTTAGCGCACCGGAGCTATTCGCTCCTCGCTTCCCGGCGCTATGGCAGCGGTTCTGCCAGTTCTATCGTCAGGATCCGCAACAGCGTTTACGGGAAAACGATCTACTGGATGAAGACGACGCGCGCGTTGTTCATTAAAAGCCCGCTTTGAACTAAATATCGCCAATTGAATCAGCTGGTTAAATTTAGTGTTGACACTAAAATGCGAGGCCATTACTATGCGCCTCGTTCACACGATTCCTCTGTAGTTCAGTCGGTAGAACGGCGGACTGTTAATCCGTATGTCACTGGTTCGAGTCCAGTCAGAGGAGCCAAATTTAAAAAGCCTGCTTTCGAGCAGGCTTTTTGCTTTTTAACATCCACGCCAGTTAAAAACTGCTTTCTACCGCTGAACGACTAATATTCACCGGCATCCCGGAGCGCCTCTGTAACGCTGAATCCGCGCGCCCGACATTCACGCCCGCGCCCTGTACAAACTCACGGATTGCCGGGGTATATGGCAGCGGTACTTTACGGTCTGACTGAAATTCAGCGCGATTACGCGATAACGGTTCATGCACTTCCAGCCAGCGGCTACCGTCCGGTTCAGTCGTGTATTTTACCGGCTGATCGATAATCTGTACTCGCGTGCCAACGGGCACATTATCGAACAGGTATTTGATGTCATCGTTGCGCAGGCGAATACAGCCCTGGCTCACCCGCAGGCCAATGCCAAAATTGGCATTCGTTCCATGAATGGCATACAACCTGCCAATATAGATAGCATACAGCCCCATCGGATTATCTGGCCCGGCGG contains the following coding sequences:
- a CDS encoding ABC transporter ATP-binding protein produces the protein MSSEFAISVKNISKRFEMYANPKHRLYQMLSLGRRTYFKEFWALNGVSFDVKRGETLGILGRNGEGKSTLLQIIAGTLTATSGSVEVNGKLAALLELGAGFNPEFTGRENVYLSGIILGMTHSEMEQKFPEIEAFADIGEHIDQPVKTYSSGMYVRLAFAVQACIKPEVLIIDEALSVGDEKFQRKCFDYIESLRLQGCSIILVTHSTSTVEKFCQRAILLRKGRVEAIGSAKEIIDQYHALLYSDEKTYLRYLNNIAKSTNKSIVPPAEESRDGIVPKEGPIVEQVEAQAENELTSGALIESWIIKDAHDQPCDLFRVGEKAIINFDISVFGPIEELQAGFVIKTVEGITVFGTSTLYHKKNIHNAKGGDTLRATFELDLALCEGNYFISLAIANAISHADMSYLDKKTDVIVLKIIEPRTTMSGIAALPVSLSLERWSGEHE
- a CDS encoding glycosyltransferase family 4 protein, with translation MNKSILIITQYYSVGGLETYINTQVKDLVAHGYQVHLMYSVIADPSLLPDGLSSCHTNIHLSNGSIEQLVQCVDLIRQVIKEEGIDVVHVHPFDCIFPAVIAADCEKIPSLLTLHGPLSLQHFTRNIYNQALAIYFLKTLHTIFCVSQETADQLAQIIDHPSVMIVPNLIDPPQTQLALTDKSVDKRWLIASRLDEDKAAGIIKFIDFASRCQMIHGIDIYGTGSSEDVIRTYVNDNNFSQWVSFKGVLGNIPAVMPQYAGFAGMGRGVLEAGMSQLPVCLVGYDGIKGILNDETFKLAAYCNFSGRNLANIEETVLQEQFAAAHPLSPDLLSGYQSAGRWSQIIESVYLPNKERYDNLDSLQLYRQLCEAPPSRENESYLIADAFTAAIFKTLANQLIANNIEIKAHDYSMKETVKMEGKVSQVPQERPNNVANSGNDIMAKLTALEEQNQALQNDVKSLVQILTSVVAKQEDYFNTLPRIGTSGTGQKLRYLVQLAIKSLTKADKRYELAKTIYWKLPESVRLKLQTQRYRYVQKHFEHACNSDKKDTSIPEEVPAWVEAVNRSEKVVFIPCSFEFDELVNQRPINAAKYFAEKGYQVIFIAWQWTPQETLSKGCSQVWNNVYQVPQYEFVKNTRQCQLHDKTTSFIITMPAKIFLSPLYEFRSQGCNIVYDIMDEWECFNEVGQAPWYQKEIEETFILQSDYVCSVAPSLRDKFAYLRSDIDVIGNGYSEKVLGDTRNIAKDDGNKVGYFGHLTDSWFDWDIVFKLAEEFPQYHFEIIGYGEPEWVVEKAKSIANITLVGKVMPQDLHQYVKEWSIGLIPFKNGKLAQAVDPIKIYEYLYFGLPTLVTGIEHIKRYPMTYFSDGSDIVDLFEKTIKSERHSAELEVFLHETTWAARFEEIELNILNKRGIRELYAS
- a CDS encoding glycosyltransferase family 4 protein, which produces MLRKIAFFYPWATHGGVEKVMLTRARLLNDTGKYQVDLLFTHDSGAAKAITTALSDCKNVNVKIVNFDYLLTQDYSLIFCIDFPAALTFCHTHKLKYFAECHTPYKENRAYLNNVPHSCLAVLCPSILFMKQLEPELHKNTSPLLLLRNFVPWDHITHEPHTIPTLPAWSRRPILFLGRMDKLKNPTELLDAFVILKERHPGKYMLVLCGPQSSEININAELECRNLVGDAISLPPVPFLNVDKLLLAISRSNGIFVSPSTGESFGLSASEAICADVPVVLSNIEAHNYLVASRENEFTYSLHDARQLAEKIGSISDNYAQSKASLAALKDKFSAHAFMNDWDELLRRTE
- a CDS encoding glycosyl transferase, with protein sequence MKIVYLSAVPWLSISQRPHFFAKYALTHATQELLWIEPYPSRFPTLTDLTPGRHAPEPAGLDLIEGLQLTRLGFVAPVEPIPSLFKLLNHRKIKQLIDDITNFISEDTILVIGKPCLLANMLIKQFKWRQVWYDAMDDFPSFYSGISKKNTAHLEKEIALQVDRIFCSSHALIEKFSFIAPHKTMLVLNACSDDIQKSNLPQPSNEKVTFGYIGTIASWFDWNWVIDLATKNPEAIVNLVGPKKTRVPENLPENIVLEPPIPHPKVMEKISTFNYVIIPFVQNDITKYVDPVKFYEYRLAGKTILSTPFGEMLWHHQGEASNSGITLDITIPENTLVFPSPQKSNDIPRWSGRFSEVFISH
- the mtfA gene encoding DgsA anti-repressor MtfA; this translates as MMFKWPWKAEEQTGNGEIPWEQAVAIPVLANLTQQEQQQLCQMAARFLQQKRLVPLQGFELTPLHSARIALLFCLPVLELGLEWLDGFHEVLIYPAPFVVDDEWEDDIGLVHNQRVVQSGQSWQQGPIILNWLDIQDSFDASGFNLVVHEVAHKLDSRNGDRASGVPFIPLREVAGWEHDLHAAMNNIQDEIDLVGESAASIDAYAATDPAECFAVLSEYFFSAPELFAPRFPALWQRFCQFYRQDPQQRLRENDLLDEDDARVVH